The Streptomyces sp. NBC_01244 genome contains a region encoding:
- the trmB gene encoding tRNA (guanosine(46)-N7)-methyltransferase TrmB, with the protein MSESLSPQNPAAEPAPEATSSYVPPKWRTEPRFPDGPAPDPAGSHHERRIRSFQPRRSRVTTGQGEALKRLWGTWGLDIDGRDVIDLKEMFDGLPVVLEIGFGMGEATAQMAAADPGTGILAADVHTPGQGNLLALAERGGMTNVRVANGDAIILLREMLPADSLAGLRVYFPDPWPKARHHKRRLIQPEFLALAATRMAPGAILHCATDWEPYAEQMLEVLTAQPEFENTRADGGYAPRPDFRPLTRFEGQGLDKGHVVHDLLFRRTGNAQN; encoded by the coding sequence GTGTCTGAGTCTCTGAGTCCCCAGAATCCCGCCGCCGAGCCCGCGCCGGAGGCGACCTCCAGCTACGTGCCTCCGAAGTGGCGTACCGAGCCGCGGTTTCCCGACGGGCCCGCGCCCGATCCGGCCGGGTCGCACCACGAGCGGCGGATCCGGAGCTTCCAGCCCCGTCGCAGCCGGGTGACCACCGGGCAGGGCGAGGCCCTGAAGCGGCTCTGGGGGACCTGGGGGCTCGACATCGACGGGCGTGACGTGATCGATCTGAAGGAGATGTTCGACGGGCTTCCCGTCGTCCTGGAGATCGGCTTCGGCATGGGCGAGGCCACCGCGCAGATGGCGGCCGCCGACCCGGGGACCGGGATCCTCGCCGCCGACGTGCACACCCCCGGGCAGGGGAATCTGCTCGCCCTCGCCGAGCGCGGCGGGATGACCAATGTGCGCGTCGCGAACGGGGACGCCATCATCCTGCTCCGCGAGATGCTGCCGGCGGACTCCCTCGCCGGGCTCCGCGTGTACTTCCCGGACCCCTGGCCCAAGGCCCGCCACCACAAGCGGCGCCTGATCCAGCCCGAGTTCCTCGCGCTGGCCGCCACCCGCATGGCGCCCGGGGCGATCCTGCACTGCGCGACCGACTGGGAGCCGTACGCCGAGCAGATGCTCGAAGTGCTGACGGCCCAGCCGGAGTTCGAGAACACGCGGGCAGACGGCGGTTACGCGCCCCGGCCCGACTTCCGGCCGCTCACCCGCTTCGAGGGGCAGGGCCTCGACAAGGGGCACGTCGTACACGATCTGCTGTTCCGGCGCACGGGTAACGCCCAGAACTGA
- a CDS encoding M23 family metallopeptidase: MASNSPAPEGIDVQEQPTAGAWGEWNPTEDSARPPRGKHRVLKQRGGLARSSTVLGVGVIAAVGAGGIATAQDRPQVAISLPSLPSLPESLGGTDQDSADGEATTGDAGAARSAEQARTGIIPQQANRRSDAGELLRSRILQQAESQQEAAAAQERAEAERVAQEAAAQQARDARAAKEAAEKAAAEAAEKAAAEEARQAQAAKEAAEAKAKAESAARSAGSFFLPTSAYTLTSHYGDSGSMWSSGHHTGLDFAAPTGTPVKAVGAGKITSAGWSGAYGYRIVLELPDGTEIWYCHLSSMSVTGGSVAGGDTIGRVGATGNVTGPHLHLEVRRGGVTVDPLSWLTARGLNV, encoded by the coding sequence GTGGCCTCCAACTCGCCTGCCCCTGAAGGCATCGACGTCCAGGAGCAGCCCACCGCCGGAGCCTGGGGCGAATGGAACCCCACCGAGGACTCGGCCCGGCCGCCTCGCGGAAAGCACCGCGTGCTCAAGCAGCGCGGGGGACTGGCCCGTTCCTCCACCGTCCTCGGCGTCGGCGTGATCGCCGCGGTCGGCGCGGGCGGCATCGCCACCGCGCAGGACCGGCCCCAGGTCGCCATATCCCTGCCGTCGCTGCCCTCCCTTCCGGAGTCGCTGGGGGGCACGGACCAGGACTCCGCCGACGGGGAAGCCACCACCGGGGACGCGGGCGCCGCGCGGTCCGCGGAGCAGGCACGGACCGGGATCATCCCGCAGCAGGCCAACCGCCGCTCCGACGCGGGCGAGCTGCTGCGCAGCCGCATCCTCCAGCAGGCCGAGTCCCAGCAGGAGGCCGCCGCGGCCCAGGAGCGCGCGGAAGCCGAACGGGTGGCACAGGAAGCCGCGGCCCAGCAGGCCCGCGATGCCCGGGCGGCCAAGGAAGCGGCCGAGAAGGCGGCGGCGGAGGCGGCCGAGAAGGCCGCGGCCGAGGAAGCGCGCCAGGCGCAGGCGGCCAAGGAGGCCGCCGAGGCCAAGGCCAAGGCGGAGAGCGCCGCCCGGTCGGCCGGATCCTTCTTCCTACCGACCTCGGCCTACACCCTGACCTCGCACTACGGCGACTCCGGCTCGATGTGGTCCTCCGGCCACCACACCGGCCTGGACTTCGCCGCCCCGACCGGCACCCCCGTCAAGGCGGTCGGCGCAGGCAAGATCACCTCCGCCGGCTGGTCCGGGGCGTACGGCTACCGCATCGTGCTGGAGCTCCCCGACGGCACCGAGATCTGGTACTGCCACCTGTCCTCGATGTCGGTGACCGGCGGCTCCGTCGCCGGGGGCGACACCATCGGCCGGGTCGGTGCGACCGGCAACGTCACCGGCCCCCACCTCCACCTCGAAGTGCGCCGGGGCGGCGTCACGGTGGACCCGCTGTCATGGCTGACGGCACGGGGCCTGAACGTCTAG
- a CDS encoding DUF1003 domain-containing protein: MSSPREHKRHHPVVEAHRLKRASDIQLRVADAITQFAGSMMFVYIHAVGFAVWTLFIEKSPWPTLTLVVSLEAIFLSTFVMIGQNRAAAFQQAKADHDFVESELELKTNTELTRAIHAMTTELHSRLAPGRIGQ, translated from the coding sequence ATGAGCAGCCCCCGGGAACACAAGCGGCACCACCCCGTCGTGGAGGCGCACCGGCTGAAGCGGGCTTCCGACATCCAGCTGCGCGTCGCGGACGCCATCACGCAGTTCGCCGGCTCCATGATGTTCGTCTACATCCACGCGGTCGGGTTCGCGGTCTGGACGCTGTTCATCGAGAAGTCCCCCTGGCCGACGCTGACCCTCGTCGTCTCCCTGGAGGCGATCTTCCTGTCGACCTTCGTCATGATCGGGCAGAACCGCGCCGCGGCCTTCCAACAAGCCAAGGCCGATCACGATTTCGTCGAATCAGAGCTGGAACTGAAGACCAACACCGAGCTCACCCGGGCCATCCACGCCATGACCACAGAACTCCACAGCCGCCTGGCCCCGGGCCGGATCGGACAGTGA
- the lhgO gene encoding L-2-hydroxyglutarate oxidase → MGGVSVGGGVGGIGRLDCDVLVIGGGIVGLSTAHALAGLAPGTRVVVLEKEDGPAQHQTGRNSGVIHSGIYYKPGSLKARFAVRGAAEMVKFCAEHGIPHEVTGKLIVATERDELPRLHALVQRGRENGIPVRELGPTQISEYEPEVRGLAAIHVGTTGIVDYGRVAQQLAESSGAEIVYGGAVDLIARRASGVAVRTSDGLVVRARVLVNCAGLQCDRIARLAGDDPEMRILPFRGEYYDLARPDLVRGLVYPVPDPAFPFLGVHLTRGIGGGVHVGPNAVPALAREGYGWGVVRPRDLADELAWPGSWRMAARHWRYGAGEVRRSLSKAAFVEAVRRLLPAVRGEDLVPAAAGVRAQAVLRDGTLVDDFLIREGERAVHVLNAPSPAATASLPIGREIAGRALRSLRVS, encoded by the coding sequence GTGGGAGGTGTCAGTGTGGGCGGCGGCGTGGGCGGCATCGGCAGGCTGGACTGCGATGTGCTGGTGATCGGCGGCGGGATCGTCGGCCTGTCGACGGCGCATGCGCTCGCGGGGCTCGCTCCGGGGACCCGGGTGGTCGTCCTGGAGAAGGAGGACGGCCCCGCGCAGCACCAGACGGGCCGCAACAGTGGTGTGATCCACAGCGGGATCTACTACAAACCGGGCTCGCTCAAGGCGCGCTTCGCGGTGCGCGGTGCGGCCGAGATGGTCAAGTTCTGCGCGGAGCACGGCATCCCGCACGAGGTGACGGGCAAGCTCATCGTCGCCACCGAGCGGGACGAGCTGCCGCGGCTGCACGCGCTCGTGCAGCGGGGCCGGGAGAACGGCATCCCGGTGCGGGAGCTGGGGCCGACGCAGATCTCGGAGTACGAGCCCGAAGTGCGCGGGCTCGCGGCGATCCACGTCGGGACCACGGGGATCGTGGACTACGGGCGGGTCGCCCAGCAGCTCGCGGAGTCCTCGGGGGCGGAGATCGTCTACGGCGGAGCGGTGGATCTGATCGCGCGGCGGGCGTCGGGCGTGGCGGTGCGGACGAGCGACGGGCTCGTCGTGCGCGCGCGGGTGCTCGTGAACTGCGCGGGGCTGCAGTGCGACCGGATCGCGCGGCTGGCCGGGGACGACCCGGAGATGCGGATCCTGCCGTTCCGGGGCGAGTACTACGACCTGGCCCGGCCCGATCTGGTGCGCGGGCTGGTCTATCCGGTGCCGGACCCGGCCTTCCCCTTCCTCGGCGTCCACCTGACCCGGGGCATCGGGGGCGGGGTCCACGTCGGGCCGAACGCGGTGCCGGCGCTGGCGCGCGAGGGGTACGGGTGGGGCGTGGTCCGGCCGCGGGACCTCGCGGACGAGCTGGCCTGGCCGGGATCCTGGCGGATGGCCGCGCGGCACTGGCGGTACGGAGCGGGCGAGGTGCGGCGGTCGCTGTCGAAGGCGGCGTTCGTCGAGGCGGTACGGAGGCTGCTGCCCGCGGTGCGCGGGGAGGATCTGGTGCCCGCCGCGGCGGGGGTGCGGGCGCAGGCCGTGCTGCGGGACGGGACGCTGGTGGACGACTTCCTGATCCGGGAGGGGGAGCGGGCGGTGCACGTGCTGAACGCGCCTTCGCCTGCGGCTACCGCTTCGCTGCCGATCGGGCGGGAGATTGCCGGGCGGGCCCTCCGGTCGCTCCGGGTGTCCTGA
- a CDS encoding asparagine synthase-related protein codes for MRWLVGWSSIAASFGTAGRVAGHGAAHAFDQGRYGSGQSGYASGQGGYASGQGGSGPDHGSAAAYGSQNGSRPDGWGDGPVRGGLADAGHPDEPGAAEADRTVVPVGAQLLWGDPDPLWAVGDWRPDEIRTLTADPADPFTRLAVLGCCGATDEELRRALYAARGGALRHLTQWPGSYTAVVQAGRRITVVGDLAGARPVFYTPWASGTAYATAALPLADLIEAQLDIGHLAALLACPDSPEALGDGTPYVGVRRIPPGHALILREGSREITGYEPVASLAVAAPTADPALAVEGVREALVDAVRARLTAPRHAPEPLPYDPGPVPGMGPADRRAARGAPAPVPGVGADLSGGSASATLALLAAGLPGAPGALLGRTGERLLAVTFNDLATPQGREPELERAHAIASDPRLHHVVVAAAEEALPYADLDGPLTDEPGPSLVFAARERRRLAAGSADHFTGHGARQVLDAHPARLADLLLDRRRRHLLRPTLALARSAPSEGDSLLVPFLVPLTVYAAARRLARTPYRTGMEAAAARLRDGVPAAGPGSPVDASLAALAWSRPGPAAAWLTGEALAEVSIRLTAAAGRPPLSLRPGEARARAVLARHAADHRVFEQAVEVRSQRLHAPFLDNQVVRAARALPESLRVQPGARAAVLRGVLSSAGVRDLPPGWGATAHAPNESATRLGLRAALPRLLTLFTSPLLADAGLIEARVVRQALLDAADGRPVPLDGIAELVSMELWLTRLLARRGTCWTGTSTPRRRAVPTGVPLRRPALS; via the coding sequence GTGCGCTGGTTGGTGGGTTGGAGCAGTATCGCCGCGAGCTTCGGCACGGCCGGACGGGTCGCGGGGCACGGCGCCGCGCACGCCTTCGACCAGGGCCGATACGGCTCCGGCCAGAGCGGATACGCGTCCGGCCAGGGTGGATACGCCTCCGGCCAGGGCGGATCCGGCCCGGACCACGGATCGGCCGCGGCCTACGGCTCCCAGAACGGCTCCCGCCCCGACGGCTGGGGCGACGGCCCGGTCCGCGGCGGGCTCGCCGACGCCGGCCACCCCGACGAACCGGGCGCCGCCGAAGCCGACCGCACCGTGGTCCCCGTCGGAGCCCAGCTCCTCTGGGGCGATCCCGACCCCCTGTGGGCCGTCGGCGACTGGCGCCCCGACGAGATCCGCACCCTCACCGCCGACCCCGCGGACCCCTTCACCCGCCTCGCCGTCCTCGGCTGCTGCGGCGCCACCGACGAGGAACTGCGCCGCGCCCTCTACGCCGCCCGCGGCGGCGCGCTGCGCCACCTCACCCAGTGGCCCGGCAGCTACACCGCCGTCGTCCAGGCCGGCCGCCGCATCACCGTCGTCGGCGACCTGGCCGGTGCGCGGCCCGTCTTCTACACGCCCTGGGCGAGCGGGACCGCGTACGCCACCGCCGCCCTCCCGCTCGCCGACCTGATCGAGGCGCAGCTCGACATCGGCCATCTCGCCGCCCTGCTGGCCTGCCCCGACAGCCCGGAGGCGCTGGGCGACGGCACACCGTACGTCGGCGTACGCCGGATCCCGCCCGGGCACGCCCTGATCCTGCGCGAGGGCTCCCGGGAGATCACCGGGTACGAGCCGGTGGCCTCCCTCGCGGTGGCCGCCCCCACGGCCGACCCCGCGCTCGCGGTGGAGGGCGTACGGGAAGCGTTGGTCGACGCGGTGCGCGCCCGGCTCACGGCTCCGCGGCATGCTCCCGAGCCGCTGCCCTACGACCCCGGGCCCGTCCCCGGAATGGGCCCGGCCGACCGGCGGGCCGCGCGCGGCGCCCCCGCGCCCGTCCCCGGAGTCGGCGCGGACCTCTCCGGAGGCAGCGCCTCCGCGACCCTCGCCCTGCTCGCGGCCGGCCTCCCGGGCGCACCCGGCGCCCTGCTCGGCCGCACCGGGGAACGCCTCCTCGCCGTCACCTTCAACGACCTGGCCACCCCCCAGGGCCGCGAACCCGAACTGGAACGCGCCCACGCCATCGCGTCCGACCCCCGCCTGCACCACGTGGTCGTGGCCGCCGCCGAGGAAGCCCTCCCGTACGCCGACCTCGACGGGCCGCTGACCGACGAACCGGGCCCCTCCCTGGTCTTCGCCGCCCGCGAGCGCCGCCGCCTCGCGGCCGGCTCGGCGGACCACTTCACCGGCCACGGAGCCCGCCAGGTCCTCGACGCCCACCCCGCCCGGCTCGCCGACCTGCTGCTCGACCGGCGCCGGCGCCACCTGCTCCGCCCCACCCTGGCCCTCGCCCGCTCCGCCCCCTCCGAGGGCGACTCCCTCCTCGTCCCCTTCCTCGTCCCCCTCACCGTGTACGCGGCGGCCCGCCGCCTGGCCCGTACGCCCTACCGCACCGGCATGGAGGCGGCGGCGGCCCGCCTGCGCGACGGAGTACCGGCCGCGGGTCCCGGCTCCCCGGTGGACGCTTCGCTCGCGGCCCTGGCCTGGTCCCGGCCGGGACCGGCGGCGGCCTGGCTGACGGGCGAGGCACTGGCCGAGGTATCGATCCGCCTCACCGCCGCCGCGGGCCGCCCTCCCCTCTCGCTGCGCCCCGGGGAGGCCCGGGCCCGCGCCGTCCTGGCCCGGCACGCCGCCGACCACCGGGTCTTCGAGCAGGCCGTGGAGGTCCGCAGCCAGCGGCTGCACGCCCCCTTCCTGGACAACCAGGTCGTACGGGCCGCCCGGGCCCTGCCCGAATCCCTCCGCGTGCAACCCGGCGCCCGGGCCGCCGTCCTGCGCGGGGTCCTGTCCTCCGCCGGGGTCCGGGACCTCCCCCCGGGGTGGGGCGCGACGGCCCACGCCCCGAACGAATCGGCGACCCGCCTGGGACTGCGCGCGGCCCTCCCGCGGCTCCTGACCCTCTTCACGTCCCCCCTCCTGGCGGACGCGGGCCTGATCGAAGCCCGGGTCGTCCGCCAGGCCCTCCTCGACGCGGCGGACGGCCGGCCGGTCCCGCTCGACGGCATCGCCGAACTCGTCTCGATGGAACTGTGGCTGACCCGCCTCCTGGCCCGCCGGGGCACTTGCTGGACCGGCACCTCCACCCCCCGCCGCAGGGCCGTCCCCACAGGAGTCCCCCTCCGCCGCCCGGCATTGTCCTGA
- a CDS encoding PrsW family glutamic-type intramembrane protease codes for MLLGVCGIAILELVREQTGTPGFFVGLGLALLPVAPLVAAFRWVGRASPHPWAQLAFCFGWGACAAALIAILANSFATEWIAAATADPSGADQLGSVAIAPVVEESAKAAALLLVFLFRRRQFTGPSDGFVMAGLTATGFAFTENILYLGNAFDEDVENGTGVLNSVTAATFFVRGIMSPFAHPLFTVATGLGFGAAALAVGRMRRIGLPVLGLASAMGLHALWNSSSDLGESGFYVVYGCVMVPVFGLLAWLAVWIRRRRLRAVAGELALYAAAGWLSPAEVPALVSMPARSLARALARSTGGRPAGRAVALYEADAAALALLRHRARSGGPAREPDFAGRERELLRRLWLRRATAGPALSRAAVLEDLLPPRFDPLGPLGSPGPLDSPLGGLPDSSPDRSPGVPLDRSAPVRAPGLVPGPRRSGPVPSAMTAGPP; via the coding sequence ATGCTGCTCGGCGTCTGCGGCATCGCGATCCTGGAACTCGTACGCGAACAGACCGGTACGCCCGGCTTCTTCGTCGGTCTGGGCCTGGCCCTGCTGCCGGTGGCGCCGCTCGTGGCGGCGTTCCGCTGGGTGGGGCGGGCCTCACCGCATCCGTGGGCGCAGTTGGCGTTCTGCTTCGGCTGGGGCGCGTGCGCCGCGGCGCTGATCGCCATACTGGCCAACAGTTTCGCGACCGAGTGGATAGCCGCGGCCACCGCCGATCCCTCCGGTGCCGACCAGCTCGGCTCGGTGGCGATCGCTCCGGTGGTCGAGGAGAGCGCCAAGGCGGCCGCCCTGCTGCTGGTGTTCCTGTTCAGGAGACGCCAGTTCACCGGCCCCTCCGACGGTTTCGTGATGGCCGGTCTGACCGCGACCGGCTTCGCCTTCACCGAGAACATCCTCTATCTCGGCAACGCCTTCGACGAGGACGTCGAGAACGGCACCGGGGTACTGAACTCCGTGACGGCGGCGACGTTCTTCGTGCGGGGCATCATGTCCCCCTTCGCGCATCCGCTGTTCACCGTGGCCACCGGTCTCGGCTTCGGCGCCGCCGCGCTCGCCGTGGGCCGGATGCGCCGGATCGGCCTGCCCGTGCTCGGCCTGGCCTCGGCCATGGGGCTGCACGCGCTGTGGAACAGCTCCTCGGACCTGGGCGAGTCGGGGTTCTACGTGGTCTACGGCTGCGTGATGGTCCCGGTGTTCGGGCTGCTGGCCTGGCTGGCCGTGTGGATACGGCGCCGCCGACTGCGGGCCGTCGCCGGGGAGCTCGCCCTGTACGCGGCCGCCGGCTGGCTGAGCCCGGCCGAGGTGCCCGCGCTGGTGTCGATGCCCGCGCGTTCCCTGGCCCGCGCGCTGGCCCGGAGCACCGGGGGCCGGCCGGCGGGACGGGCGGTCGCGCTGTACGAGGCCGATGCCGCGGCCCTTGCCCTGCTACGTCACCGGGCGCGCAGCGGCGGTCCGGCCCGGGAGCCGGACTTCGCGGGGCGGGAGCGGGAGCTGCTGCGCCGGCTGTGGCTGCGCCGCGCGACGGCGGGCCCGGCGCTGTCCCGGGCGGCGGTGCTCGAGGACTTGCTCCCACCCCGGTTCGACCCGCTGGGCCCGCTGGGCTCGCCGGGCCCGCTCGACAGCCCGCTCGGCGGCCTGCCCGACAGCTCGCCCGACAGGTCGCCCGGCGTTCCGCTCGACCGGTCGGCGCCGGTCCGCGCACCTGGCCTCGTACCGGGTCCTAGACGTTCAGGCCCCGTGCCGTCAGCCATGACAGCGGGTCCACCGTGA
- a CDS encoding sporulation protein: MSRELREPNEKLGAVLALAGISNAGLARRVNDLGAQRGLTLRYDKTSVARWVSKGMVPQGAAPHLIAAAIGAKLGRPVPLHEIGLADADPAPEVGLAFPRDVGAAVRSATDLYRLDLAGRRGGGGIWQSLAGSFSVSAYATPASRWLISPADGSVAREPVVREPVPGAAPPEGLPAPPGAHVGGVPAQTPGETPPAPAPAAPEAGGPQRVGHSDVTKLREAAEDARRWDSKYGGGDWRSSMVPECLRVDAAPLLLGSYTDEVGRALFGATAELTRLAGWMAFDTGQQEAAQRYYIQALRLARAAADVPLGGYVLASMSLQATYRDFPDEGVDLAQAAVERNRGLATARTMSFFRLVEARAHAKAGDSAAAGAALRASEGWLERARDGDADPTWLGFYSYDRFAADAAECYRDLKLPRQVRRFTEQALSRPTEEYVRSHGLRLVVSAVAELESGNLDAACAAGTRAVEVAGRISSARTTEYVRDLLHRLEPYGDEPRVAELRERARPLLVTPA, translated from the coding sequence ATGTCCAGGGAGCTCCGCGAGCCCAATGAGAAGCTCGGCGCCGTCCTCGCCCTCGCGGGCATCAGCAACGCCGGGCTGGCCCGGCGGGTCAACGACCTCGGCGCTCAGCGCGGTCTGACCCTCCGCTACGACAAGACCTCGGTGGCCCGGTGGGTGTCGAAGGGGATGGTGCCGCAGGGCGCCGCCCCGCACCTGATCGCGGCCGCCATCGGCGCGAAGCTCGGCCGGCCCGTGCCGCTGCACGAGATCGGGCTCGCGGACGCGGATCCGGCGCCCGAGGTGGGGCTGGCCTTCCCGCGCGACGTCGGCGCGGCCGTGCGCTCGGCCACCGACCTCTACCGGCTCGACCTCGCCGGCCGGCGCGGGGGTGGCGGAATCTGGCAGTCGCTCGCCGGTTCCTTCTCGGTGTCGGCGTACGCGACGCCGGCCTCGCGCTGGCTGATATCTCCCGCCGACGGCTCGGTGGCACGCGAACCGGTGGTGCGCGAACCGGTGCCGGGCGCGGCCCCGCCGGAAGGCCTTCCGGCGCCGCCCGGCGCTCATGTCGGGGGTGTGCCCGCCCAGACTCCGGGTGAAACGCCACCGGCGCCGGCTCCGGCCGCGCCCGAAGCCGGGGGCCCGCAGCGCGTGGGCCACAGCGACGTGACCAAGCTGCGCGAGGCCGCCGAGGACGCCCGCCGCTGGGACTCCAAGTACGGGGGCGGCGACTGGCGTTCCTCGATGGTCCCCGAATGCCTGCGGGTGGACGCGGCGCCGCTGCTGCTCGGCTCCTACACCGACGAGGTGGGCCGCGCGCTCTTCGGCGCCACCGCCGAACTGACCCGGCTGGCCGGGTGGATGGCCTTCGACACCGGGCAGCAGGAAGCCGCCCAGCGCTACTACATCCAGGCGCTGCGCCTGGCCCGCGCCGCAGCGGACGTACCGCTCGGCGGGTACGTGCTGGCGTCGATGTCCCTGCAGGCCACCTACCGGGACTTCCCGGACGAGGGCGTGGACCTCGCGCAGGCCGCCGTCGAGCGCAACCGAGGCCTGGCCACGGCGCGGACGATGAGCTTCTTCCGCCTCGTCGAGGCCCGGGCACACGCGAAGGCCGGCGATTCGGCGGCCGCCGGGGCGGCGCTGCGGGCCTCCGAGGGCTGGCTGGAACGGGCCCGGGACGGCGACGCCGATCCGACCTGGCTGGGCTTCTACTCGTACGACCGTTTCGCGGCGGACGCGGCCGAGTGCTACCGCGACCTCAAACTCCCGCGCCAGGTCAGGCGTTTCACGGAACAGGCACTGTCCCGGCCGACGGAGGAGTACGTACGATCACACGGGCTGCGGCTCGTCGTGAGCGCGGTGGCCGAGCTGGAGTCCGGGAACCTCGACGCGGCGTGCGCGGCGGGGACCCGGGCGGTGGAGGTCGCCGGGCGGATCTCGTCGGCCCGCACGACGGAGTACGTACGGGACCTCCTGCACCGGCTGGAACCGTACGGGGACGAACCGCGCGTCGCCGAACTGCGCGAGCGGGCCAGGCCTCTGCTGGTAACCCCGGCATAG
- a CDS encoding PP2C family protein-serine/threonine phosphatase: MAGLGRQGRGERVFGAVAGSAVIRRIVKMLPGTLIVLGFLFDVLTPPSFTGSPFFSAAPLIAAPLFSLRATVLTGMLATFAVVVLHLYNGTTFKVEAMTELATVLTVSGLATLINIVVRRGTEQLASARGIAEAAQRAVLPTPAERIAGLQVSASYEAAQADASIGGDLYAVQDTPYGVRLAVGDVRGKGLGAVEAVAVVLGAFREAAESEPTLEGVARRLERALAREGNRRDSLDAVEGFTTCVLGEIPPGAGLLRLVNRGHPEPLLLYANGGLAELPPVEPALPLGMGELGGWPDRAEEWPFPEGATLLLYTDGLTEARDGSGAFYDPAARLRGRVFPGPDELLSALATDVRRHTGGAATDDMALLAVSRPGARQPNRRRTVRVVPKERGV, from the coding sequence GTGGCGGGGCTGGGCCGGCAGGGCAGGGGCGAGCGCGTCTTCGGCGCGGTCGCCGGCAGCGCCGTGATCCGCCGGATCGTCAAGATGCTCCCGGGCACCCTGATCGTCCTCGGCTTCCTCTTCGACGTGCTGACCCCGCCCAGCTTCACCGGATCCCCCTTCTTCTCCGCCGCCCCGCTCATCGCGGCCCCGCTGTTCTCGCTCCGGGCCACCGTGCTCACCGGGATGCTGGCCACCTTCGCCGTGGTCGTGCTGCACCTCTACAACGGCACCACCTTCAAGGTGGAGGCCATGACCGAGCTGGCCACCGTCCTGACCGTCTCCGGGCTGGCCACGCTGATCAACATCGTCGTGCGGCGCGGTACGGAGCAGCTCGCCTCGGCGCGCGGGATCGCCGAGGCCGCCCAGCGCGCCGTGCTGCCGACACCCGCCGAGCGGATCGCGGGCCTCCAGGTCTCCGCCTCGTACGAGGCCGCGCAGGCGGACGCCTCCATCGGCGGCGACCTCTACGCCGTGCAGGACACCCCGTACGGGGTGCGCCTCGCGGTGGGCGACGTACGGGGGAAGGGGCTCGGGGCGGTCGAGGCCGTCGCCGTGGTGCTCGGGGCGTTCCGGGAGGCGGCCGAGAGCGAGCCCACGCTGGAAGGGGTGGCCCGGCGGCTGGAGCGGGCGCTGGCCCGGGAGGGGAACCGGCGCGACAGCCTCGACGCGGTGGAGGGGTTCACCACGTGCGTGCTCGGCGAGATTCCGCCCGGCGCGGGCCTGCTGCGGCTCGTCAACCGGGGCCACCCCGAACCGCTGCTGCTGTACGCGAACGGCGGCCTCGCGGAGCTGCCCCCCGTCGAGCCGGCGCTGCCGCTGGGGATGGGGGAGCTGGGCGGCTGGCCGGACCGGGCCGAGGAGTGGCCCTTCCCGGAGGGGGCGACGCTGCTCCTGTACACGGACGGGCTGACCGAGGCCCGGGACGGTTCGGGGGCCTTCTACGATCCGGCGGCCCGGCTGCGCGGGCGGGTCTTCCCCGGGCCCGACGAACTGCTGAGCGCGCTCGCCACGGATGTCCGCCGTCACACGGGCGGCGCGGCGACGGACGACATGGCCCTGCTGGCGGTCTCCCGGCCGGGGGCGCGGCAGCCGAACCGGCGCCGGACGGTGCGGGTGGTCCCGAAAGAGCGCGGGGTGTGA